Genomic DNA from Antennarius striatus isolate MH-2024 chromosome 16, ASM4005453v1, whole genome shotgun sequence:
CTGCTTCTCCTCCGTCTTGTCCTTATGCAGGTGGAACACAACCACCCAGACCTTGAACTTGAGGAACAATCCATGAAATTGCACTGATGATCTGCACGATTGATACAAAATACAGGATTTGTTTAAAAGACGTCTTGACCGTCGTGGAATTGGGACAGTTACAGGATATATGCTTCATACTTCAGGAATAAAGTCTATGCTACTACAACAAAAACTGCATCCCTACTACCGTTAGATTCAAGCCACATTATCATCTGATCTCGATCCAAGTAATATTCCAGATCTAGAATATTTCTTGTTAATTCTTCTGGAAAATTCCCTACTGTGAGGTAACACATAATAAAGCTACAGACTTGGATAAGCTGAACCTATCCTGATTGAGTTTAGTGAAAAATTCGACGTGTCTTCAAAGTTTTCTGATCCTGATGCCACCATCAGTGGAATATTGTTTTTCTATCCATAAAACAGTCAAGCTAATAATTAGGAATCAATATGATTCCTAATTCTGGGGGTGGGTTTGCGTGGAATCACGTCAAATTATCACGTGATTGCTGCTTTTAGGTGTGGTGATGCAATAGGGGAAAATGTTCACTTTAAATATCACTCGTGTGATTTTGAGTGTGAGCGTTTCGACTCAGTTTACATATGAAGCGTAACAGAACAGGTTCTTGTGAAATGGAAAGTACAGATTGATGAAAAGCAACATGTCGTATGCTGTCGCTCTGACATGGCTAACTAATTCTCTGTGAGCTGAACGGATGTCACTTGTTGTGTCAGAGTTAAATGTCAAACCACACTCTAATACACATgttcatgttcacacacaccaccaggaCCACTTGACAATGCATGTAAACattcgtacacacacacactgaactcaTTCTCTCTGCTCACATGCCCACCCTTCAACCTTTACTCCACAACAACACAGGAAGCCAAATGGTGACCCATTTCCACcacaagatttattttgtttggtctCCTTACAGAAGTCACTGAGTGTAATGGAAATATACTCTATATGTAGAGACAGACTGGCATCGATGGTGTGCATGAAGTTAGAAAGAACTCCAGCGGCTTTAAACCTGTGACAGATTAAGATGTGCTCACGCACTTCaagataaatgaaatgtttctgaaGGATCTATTAATGATAACTGAAGGGTTGATCTCTGAGGCAGAATTAAAACATTATGAAGTTAAATCATGAGACCGACTGATGCAAAGCATCAAATCAGAGCTCCTACATAAGATGGTACAGCAGGTCTGTGGTGACAAAAATGAGAACAGATGGacaaaaagagcaaaaacagcCCAGTTATGTTTCTAAACCTGCTCTTCTTCCACATATGTTACAAAAACAACTAATTGTAGAAATGTTAAATTTTAGATAGATTTATTACTGGATGTTGTCTGCAGCTCTTTGAGGCTCAGATAGCCAGTTTTACTGGGCTCTGTCGGCATAGAGGAGGACCTGCACATGGCTCCAGCCAGAGGCCAGGCTGCATAGCTGCCACCAGCTGCTACTGCAGGTGCATCCACCTGTCGACCAGCAGAGGATACCTGGGTTGGACTGGGAGCATTGGAAGGTGGTGGAGAAGAGGGACACATCTTAGAAGGAAGATGAAGTTGGGCGATAATAAGAGGAGAGGTTTCATGATTATGTGAAAGCTCTGCATCAacaatcattttgtctttcttttccgtttcatcttcctctccaaaGTCAAAGCCAGGATTTTGCGGCTCTTTCTTCAGGCTCTCATAGATCGGAGTGGTGGTGAAGGAGGGCCAGAGGGAGCGGTGAAGGTTGTGACCGTGGTGCTGATTGAGGACATCGGCCTGATAGGAGAAATATGCGTGACTGGCTTCAGTTTGAACTGAGCTGCCGATGGAGCTGGATAAGAAGTAACCCATGTTGGAGAAGAACGACGAAGACGAAGAGGAGCAGTCGTCAACAACCCCGCTGCTGTCTGAGGCTGTCGACGGGTAGCTGTGGAAGTGAAGCAGGGCgctggtggagctggaggagggagaTGCGGGGGTTGCCACATCAGAGCCGTCACACAGCTTGACGATGGAGATGTGGTCGCGGGGCTGGGCTGTGAAGAACGATtcaggagctgaaggagggTTCAGCCAAGTCTGGGGAGGGAAGACACATTTAGAGTAGAACATCTCTGAATTTGCCGTTTATAAATATCCtgattgtatgtttttgtgcatGAGTGAGTATCTGATCTGGGACAGACTGTGGTCACAGTCGTGTTTCATTATCTGGTATTCAGGGCTGATTAACCTGAACCAGAACTGCTCAGTGAAAAATAGGCTAGGAGGTCGAGGTTTAGCTGTGGGGCCACAAACTTCTTTAAAATTTGACTCTCCTGCAGGGTTTGGACTGATTTTATGAACTCTGTCTGATTTTAATGTCTGgttaaaagagaataaaagtgGAACCAGCGTTGAGCCCTGGGGTACACCCGTGATATGGACGATTAGCGTAATTATGGCTGTCCAGGTTGTGTGGTTTATGGTGAAAATCTTCATATATCTTGTGCAGAtgtgaattcaaattttttacaTGCTTcgggtgttgttgttttttttttttttttgagaaaacatAGTTTTACTTTCAGGTTTCCTCCGTGGTCAGAGTGGAGCGTGTGGAAATATTTAGAAGGGTTTGGTACAGGCTTCTTTTGGCGGAGCCTGAAACAGCAAAAATGAACCATTAGATTTGTTGTACTGcattcacacgcacacacacacacacacacacacacacacacacacacacacacacacacacacacacacacacacacacacacacacacacacacacacacacacacacacacacacacacacacatactcactccTTGCTGACATGTCTTCTGTAAAGGATCAGCGTAACGATGGCCACGAGACTGAAGCTAAGCATTGCCATCCAGATGAACAGAGGCTCCTCTGAAACAGAGAGCTTGTGTTACTTTGTgcaaaatacacataaaattaAGTCAATTGATTTCATTTGGTCACTGTGCTTTTTGactacttattttatttttcagtgaataATGAATGGATCTTGATGAAAGAAGTTAGATTTTGGGGGTTACTATTTAAGATGATCAAAGATAGAggtaactgattcgctgtggcgaccccctgaagggaaaagccgaaaggaaaagaagaagaagaaacttaaatgcttttttttttaatgacaaatccAGTGACCTTAAATCATAGTTACAGGTTAGATTATAGTTACAACTGTCTGCTGGGTAACATAATGGATTAACCTGTTTTTCACCGGTTACCCATCAGAATTCACAGGAACCCATGCTGCTTGATTTCCCTACTGGGCTCAGATCCTCTTAGAACTCATGTTATGTTGTCAATAAACTTTGTACTGTTGTTACCTGGAGTCGGGGATGCTGCCACCGGCTCCGTTGGTCCACACCAGGATGTTGTTGGACTCCAGTTGCTCCACTGACTGTTTGGCCGTTGAGCAGGATAAACCCTCACCCTGACCTGACAGCGACCCTGAAGCACCCCTGAAGGTACTTTCTGCATTAACTCTTGTGTGAAGAGAGAGTGGGCCTCCTGAGAACAGATGAACAGATGCCAATTTTCTGTGAAAATGATGCACAAACTTTTTACATAAGCTACACATAATGAGATTTTAAGCCACCCTTAGCAACCACAATTGTCAttattaaattgtttgtttgttggtcagTTTCTTCGTCAGCATGATTCCTGagcacatttaaatacaatatattgGAAGATTGGACTTTAACAAGAACAGGTCATATTAACTTTGGCAAATATGCAGAAAATAGGGAAGATCCACAATGTGTTTTTGCTGACTTCCTTCAACACATAGACAAAGACATAGACATAGACATAGACATAGACATAGACATAGACATAGACATAGACATAGACATAGACATAGACATAGACATAGACATAGATATAGACATAGATATAGACATGGACATGGACATAGACATACATAGACATAGacatagatatactttaatgatcccgaactgggaaattcacactTGATAGTGTGATGGTTGTGAATTGAATTACAGAGAACTGTGGGACTTGACGGATGGAGACATGCACTCAGAAAAATTATATGAGGATAAATGATGTCGCTCATATAAATGAGTCTCGGACACGTCTCCACCGCGGTCAAACATTCTCCTTTAGTTCTCTGAGGATATTATCTAATGTAATAACTCACAGCCTGAAACAATTAATAGTGTTACCTTGAAGCTGctgagaaatgaaaataaatgattatttaaatCTGTCACATctggatttttaattttgttccaTAACAAACTGCAGTCCCTGAAAtatgcctgttttttttaacaactgtGTTCTAACTTATAATGTTaaggaaagtttaaaaaaaaatcctggatcaACATTCAGATGACCACTAAAATTTAATAGCTCTAATATGGCCAACCTTTCTTTCCATTAATGTACAGGATGTGTCAATGTCATCACATTCTCAGCTGTAAGACTTTAAAATTTTCCCCaaatccaaaaaaacaaattcagttaCGTTTTAAATCAGCCAAAAAGACAAGCAAAAAGGTGGACTCATGGTGGAGGTTATTTGCATCTGATGCAGTGCTGGCACCACACTAATATGGTGAAGATGGTCATTATTATATTTGCTAAACATTAGATTGCTTATGCTAGCTAAAGTCACCTTCCATGTCTGTGTTTTCCAtttgatctgaagttcaaaatCAAAAGATGTAATGAAGATAGAGATCGGACTGCCTGCAGTCCAGGATATCCAGGTCTCGTTGGCAGAGGTGCTGACATTAGGAGCACCTGGAGGATGCATTTTGactgtacaacacacacacacacacacacacacacacacacacacacacacacacacacacacacacacacacacacacacacacacacacacacacacacacacacacacacacaggagagcaTGAAAGTCATGGCTTTTaaaacaatttctttttctgtatcATATGATGAAATGAGAGTAGTACAGCTTACGCACTATGTTGACATGGCTGATAGTTGGTGAGGTTCTCCACCAATGTGCCATTACACTCCATTCTAATGTACGGCAGGTCTTTGAAACAGTTGAATTCCTGGCAGAACACATAATATCATCAGTTAAACAGAAGCTGTATCCATCAGACATTTAGACGCTCTTACGACTAATGCATGTTAACAACTCACTTTATTCTCAAAGACAAAACTGCAGCCTGGAGGAGAGTTTCCATGTTGCTCCAGCTTGCAGGTTCGACTAAgtgaaaagaaatgacaaaaatcacCATTAATAGTGAGAATTATTTAGAATACATGTAATAAATCAATGGGAATGGGAATTTTAACTCTTACATCATTTGGGTGAGAATTTTCTTCTGGTTTCTGATCCTGGTTTCCTTTGCACCGGTGACCCAACAGTTTGCAGCTGGAGCCACAGGAGAGCCGTTCCAGGTACAGCTGACATTGTTAACAAAATCATTCACACAGGAGAGTCCTTGATTCACAGGAGACACAacacaaaaggagaaaaatgttAGCATCTGAACTTTTCAAGGTCGGGAGACAAACTTGAGACACAATCACAAGACAAATCTGTAAGCCGTGAAACTTCTTTTTGAGgcatttaatttagttttatcaCATTtcataggagaaaaaaaaaagtcagcggAACAAAATGCTCATTTGTTCACATATTCAATCAAACCTTGAGAGTTTTGGTGGGAAAGGGCTGCGTCCACTGTAAACAGAACCACAAGGAcaaaccagaggttctccatgGCTGTGATGATATGACTGTGAACACAACATCAATATATGCACAttagttcacatttattgtGTATTAATAGTGAATATGTAGAAAGAATTaagaaaccaaacaaaaagGAACTTTGCCCACATGTTTAactccaaaatgttttatttcgcCCAAACTTGAGATGAAGTTTCTACCGCTATATGAGACAGGTTTTGATTCTAATAAAGAGAAACTGGATGTTGGAACCAACATCCATCAATAAAACCCCAATAATTCCACGCAGTTAAATACTCGTCAGACTCAACAGCCATGCTGCTCAAATAAAAAGTACAGACAAGTTGTACATATTTATCAGGGGTTGGATTGATTTGAATATTTACCCGATTCCACTTTCATCAGCATcgatgtgtgtttttttcttcaaagcCTGAACTGAGTGGGATGATAACGAAAGATGCAAATGTGTCACCATCAATGATATTCAGTCAGTAACACAAtatgcaggaaaacaaaattGCTTTTTCTGAGTAAACCAGATGGTGACACATTAAATGTGGGTTATCCATTGAATGTGGATGATCCACACTTAATGTCATGATTGAAATTCATGAGTCAAAAGGTTCTGATCATCatcagttaaaaacattttaaggtaCCTCACCTCGAATGGCAAAGATAGTTGTCCTCTCTGCCGGAGCGATGACTTTAGAACATTTCCTTTGCTTCTGTTTCTCTTcgtctcactttctctctctaaGTGTCAcccccttttctctctctctctctctctctctctctctctctctctctctctctctctctctctcatccctcTGTATCCTCACTCTCGCCCCTCTCTCTTCTTTGAAATGACCACTGTCATTTTCCACTTGTAGCCACAGCTGTGCGTCTGGGGCTTACAGGAAGTTGTATGAAGCTGTGTGATAGTGAGAAAGAGGACAGGTTTaggtgaggaagaggggggttgggggttgtaGATTGgagagcaccccccccccaccttcccaCTGcccaacagcagcagccaccCTAACCCCAGAACATCCTTCAAGATATTTGCCTTGAAAACAAGAAATTCAAAATGCACCACATCCGGTTTCATGAACAAGGTAAGGTGGTTTGTACAAAGACAACTGTGCTTGTTGTCCTATGAAGTGGTTTATGTCAATGAAACGCAGCTTACAATTAAGCTTCTGCTGATTTAAGAGGCTCCAGCTACGTGATTTACAATCATGGGGTTATTTAACATGTAAATATACAAATGCATCAAAACCTTCACAGCGTCAAAACCACCGTTGTGACAGCCGCAACTGCCGTAGACAAACACAGTGTATACTGTAAACTATTCATATACATTATTTTCTACAGacagagaaaggaaaagaggcTGAGCGCTAAGCAGCAGCTGGTTCTTCACTTTGCACAGTCATTTCTGCAGCGACGGGGCTCCAAGAGATTTCCtctgtagttttagtttcaTCATCAgagaaatgttttatatttctgtgaaatacagaaatataacAGTTTtggtgtttccttttcttttcttttttcaaaaatattgttttattatttttgcaaaGGATTCCATGAAGAAATATTGAAAAATTGCATATCTAAAAAATAGTGTTTGCATGTGCTGCTATTTCTATTCAGTGAGATAAATTTCTATTCAGTGAgataggggcggcagtggctcagtggtaaagtgggcggtagagcaggtcgtcccatgatttaagatcggcggttcgattcccgctcccgccccccccaaaatatacccggaggtgagctgacagtgggaggtgtcagctcatctccggagcactgccgaggcacccttgagcaaggtgccgtcccctttacaaattgctcatttgaggcgcaccaagaaggagctgcctgccactctacctcccctgcatgcctacaggcccctttgtgtgtgtgtgtgatacaggggcctgtactcacaaatatgtatgtatgcatgcgtttgtaatcagtagctagagtgtgcgttcttaatttccc
This window encodes:
- the il2rb gene encoding interleukin-2 receptor subunit beta, translating into MENLWFVLVVLFTVDAALSHQNSQGLSCVNDFVNNVSCTWNGSPVAPAANCWVTGAKETRIRNQKKILTQMIRTCKLEQHGNSPPGCSFVFENKEFNCFKDLPYIRMECNGTLVENLTNYQPCQHIKMHPPGAPNVSTSANETWISWTAGSPISIFITSFDFELQIKWKTQTWKEAHSLFTQELMQKVPSGVLQGRCQVRVRVYPAQRPNSQWSNWSPTTSWCGPTEPVAASPTPEEPLFIWMAMLSFSLVAIVTLILYRRHVSKELRQKKPVPNPSKYFHTLHSDHGGNLKTWLNPPSAPESFFTAQPRDHISIVKLCDGSDVATPASPSSSSTSALLHFHSYPSTASDSSGVVDDCSSSSSSFFSNMGYFLSSSIGSSVQTEASHAYFSYQADVLNQHHGHNLHRSLWPSFTTTPIYESLKKEPQNPGFDFGEEDETEKKDKMIVDAELSHNHETSPLIIAQLHLPSKMCPSSPPPSNAPSPTQVSSAGRQVDAPAVAAGGSYAAWPLAGAMCRSSSMPTEPSKTGYLSLKELQTTSSNKSI